The Desulfuromonas acetoxidans DSM 684 genome has a segment encoding these proteins:
- a CDS encoding helix-turn-helix domain-containing protein, translated as MQISALVNGKGADIFMIGERLRNERKRLGMTQPKFAEAAGVSKRTLIDWEKGETFPTAMQLSALFNVGVDIQYVVAGLRESQNQRSQVLNGDGNIQFGNISVNGKGRFLSGEKYPNTTDKEVVEVGKVAEALEEYVSQKVAKKIIDELKK; from the coding sequence GTGCAGATATCTGCACTTGTCAACGGAAAAGGTGCAGATATTTTCATGATCGGGGAAAGACTTCGCAACGAGAGAAAACGGCTAGGTATGACACAGCCAAAGTTTGCTGAGGCTGCTGGGGTATCAAAGCGAACTCTTATCGACTGGGAAAAAGGAGAGACATTTCCTACAGCAATGCAGCTATCTGCACTTTTCAATGTTGGTGTAGATATTCAGTATGTTGTTGCCGGGCTGCGTGAATCACAGAACCAACGCTCTCAGGTTTTGAACGGTGATGGAAACATCCAATTCGGCAATATTTCAGTTAATGGAAAAGGTCGTTTTTTATCGGGTGAAAAATATCCAAACACAACTGATAAAGAGGTAGTAGAAGTCGGAAAAGTTGCCGAAGCGCTTGAAGAATATGTTTCTCAAAAGGTGGCAAAGAAGATTATCGATGAATTGAAAAAATGA
- a CDS encoding helix-turn-helix domain-containing protein, with protein MGKTYKTINAVKVTGKVLKFLAEQKKPVSGQEVSRALDIANGTVMCHLATLIEIGFVELVGEHYKLGMGAALLWAKYKSQVESTLANCRDTLATLDA; from the coding sequence ATGGGTAAAACCTACAAAACAATTAATGCCGTCAAGGTGACGGGAAAAGTCTTGAAGTTTCTGGCCGAGCAGAAAAAGCCAGTCAGCGGTCAAGAAGTCAGCCGCGCTCTGGATATCGCCAACGGCACCGTGATGTGCCACCTGGCCACGCTGATCGAGATCGGCTTTGTTGAGCTGGTCGGCGAACACTACAAGCTCGGCATGGGGGCGGCACTGCTGTGGGCGAAATATAAGAGCCAGGTCGAAAGCACCCTGGCGAACTGCCGGGACACGCTGGCGACTTTGGATGCCTAA
- a CDS encoding transglutaminaseTgpA domain-containing protein → MVRIKAPLDILTYSVVLLGLLPLFSWLDVPVQIVTVAACVGGVVSDRRQHYLLGPKLATVLTFTFFAIYLMQLNLSNVVPPAVNLLALLLSIRLVTEKQGRHYLQIFVLSLFCLAGSSLLSLSMLYLPALILMVTGVTIGLVLLTFYHRDPSLRLNRAQITTLLKTAAILPIGSLLLMMVLFVILPRTQFPLWNFLNPKASATTGFSEQVRPGAFASNSAVKTLAFRAECDQLGAQDLYWRGTVLNTIEGSTWKRTAPQREQSRLVGGKPATCTITLPATNKRFLFTLDRPVSLEGIQFHQHGDLVFQSRWPLRKSVSYQCQSRLGGQWQLQSAVDEALYLETPTTLSPRVQQIAAQVRQQTNDPRQRIALIEQFFRDQQLAYATTDLPGPTAPIDEFLFVKKRGYCEFFASSFALLLRLCDVPARLVGGYHGGDYNNLGGYYLITEDLAHVWVEALVDNQWQRIDPSRYAANAETALLASRQQGLSLAKRTMDSLEYLWTQVIINFDLNSQISLVRNSGRQLKGLVPDISSIVRGGLILLALLLSAATLLWWLKYRQTTPQQRLLKRYQNALQKRYHLERLSSTRGLIEQARQLNNADCLKFAQRYSAMLYGNRPFSEADYQRLHALIDNILQDTGDVN, encoded by the coding sequence ATGGTCAGGATTAAAGCACCACTCGATATCCTCACCTATAGTGTGGTCCTGCTCGGCCTGCTGCCGCTGTTCAGTTGGTTGGATGTTCCGGTGCAGATTGTGACTGTGGCCGCATGTGTTGGTGGAGTGGTTTCTGATCGCCGTCAGCACTATCTCTTGGGGCCAAAACTGGCCACGGTACTCACCTTTACCTTTTTCGCCATCTATCTGATGCAACTCAACCTGAGCAATGTGGTGCCGCCGGCGGTCAACCTGCTCGCCCTACTGCTCAGTATCCGTCTGGTGACAGAAAAACAGGGGCGGCATTATCTGCAGATTTTTGTGTTGTCACTGTTCTGCTTGGCCGGTTCCTCCTTGCTCAGCCTGAGTATGCTCTACCTTCCGGCCCTGATCCTGATGGTAACCGGTGTCACTATTGGTCTGGTGCTGTTGACCTTTTATCACCGCGATCCCAGCCTGCGTTTAAATCGCGCCCAGATCACCACTCTGTTAAAAACAGCGGCCATTCTCCCCATCGGCTCATTGCTGCTGATGATGGTGCTGTTTGTTATCCTGCCACGCACCCAGTTCCCGCTATGGAACTTTCTCAATCCCAAAGCATCGGCTACCACCGGCTTCAGTGAACAGGTACGCCCCGGTGCTTTTGCCAGCAACTCTGCTGTGAAAACCCTGGCCTTTCGCGCTGAATGTGACCAACTGGGCGCACAGGACCTCTATTGGCGGGGAACCGTCCTCAATACCATTGAGGGTTCAACCTGGAAACGTACAGCGCCACAACGGGAACAGTCCCGCTTGGTTGGCGGGAAACCTGCAACCTGCACCATCACCCTGCCCGCGACAAACAAACGCTTTCTGTTTACCCTCGATCGCCCCGTCAGCCTTGAGGGCATTCAATTTCATCAGCACGGCGACCTCGTTTTTCAATCGCGCTGGCCCTTGCGAAAAAGCGTCAGTTACCAATGCCAATCCCGGCTGGGTGGTCAATGGCAACTGCAGTCTGCCGTGGACGAAGCACTTTATCTGGAAACACCGACAACCCTGTCACCGCGCGTGCAACAAATTGCCGCGCAAGTGCGTCAGCAAACCAACGATCCACGCCAACGTATTGCCCTGATTGAGCAGTTTTTCCGCGATCAACAACTGGCCTATGCCACCACGGATCTTCCGGGCCCCACGGCGCCGATTGACGAATTTCTGTTTGTAAAAAAACGGGGCTATTGTGAGTTTTTTGCCTCATCCTTTGCCTTATTGCTGCGCCTGTGTGATGTACCGGCCCGTTTGGTTGGCGGCTATCATGGTGGCGACTACAACAACCTCGGCGGTTATTATCTGATTACCGAAGACCTGGCCCATGTCTGGGTCGAGGCACTGGTTGACAACCAGTGGCAACGCATTGACCCAAGCCGCTACGCGGCGAATGCCGAAACCGCGCTGTTGGCGTCACGGCAACAGGGATTATCTCTGGCCAAACGCACCATGGACAGCCTGGAATATTTGTGGACTCAGGTGATTATTAACTTTGACCTGAACAGCCAGATCAGTCTGGTGCGCAACAGTGGCCGTCAACTCAAAGGGCTCGTGCCTGATATCAGCAGCATTGTCCGTGGCGGCCTTATCCTTCTGGCCCTGTTGCTCAGTGCCGCCACGCTGTTGTGGTGGCTTAAATACCGTCAGACGACCCCGCAACAACGGCTGTTGAAACGCTACCAGAATGCCCTGCAGAAACGTTACCACCTGGAGCGTCTATCATCGACCCGTGGCTTGATCGAACAGGCCCGACAACTGAACAATGCTGATTGCCTTAAATTCGCCCAACGCTACAGTGCCATGCTTTATGGGAACCGGCCTTTCAGCGAAGCGGATTACCAACGGCTTCACGCTCTCATCGACAACATCCTTCAGGACACAGGTGATGTTAATTAA
- a CDS encoding Mu transposase C-terminal domain-containing protein, whose protein sequence is MKAVWFKKFCNESGLSNHRMVERGGNVKVGGRLYTSTALNDLVGQEVIVFIDPAEDMKRIVCYATDGTLLCSAFNSVKRG, encoded by the coding sequence ATGAAAGCCGTTTGGTTTAAGAAATTTTGCAATGAAAGTGGCCTGTCCAATCACCGCATGGTCGAGCGCGGCGGCAACGTTAAAGTCGGTGGACGGCTCTATACCAGTACCGCACTAAACGATCTGGTTGGGCAAGAAGTCATCGTGTTTATCGACCCAGCAGAAGATATGAAGCGCATCGTCTGTTATGCCACCGACGGAACGCTTCTGTGCTCTGCCTTTAACAGTGTCAAGCGGGGTTAA
- a CDS encoding helix-turn-helix domain-containing protein — MAEQEVTPQTPLEIKIALMRKNCLQADIARTCEVSRSHVNRVIQGNVVSDRVQRQIASEIGYPVEEVFPDRYPASGPGPRVQPVEHRAAS; from the coding sequence ATGGCGGAACAAGAAGTCACCCCTCAAACCCCCTTGGAAATCAAAATCGCCTTGATGCGAAAAAATTGTTTGCAGGCCGATATCGCACGCACTTGCGAGGTCTCACGTAGTCATGTGAACCGCGTCATTCAAGGCAATGTCGTCTCTGATCGCGTCCAGCGGCAAATTGCGTCAGAGATCGGGTACCCGGTTGAAGAGGTCTTTCCTGATCGTTATCCGGCGTCTGGTCCGGGGCCACGTGTTCAACCTGTTGAGCATCGCGCAGCCAGCTAA
- a CDS encoding DUF58 domain-containing protein has translation MTLLLGFGAVNTGNNLLYLMVSALLGFMSVSGILGHWNLKKLQVALEPPDEIYDGLETLVRVRLSNERRLLPAFLLDISFADHTGRGHLSVVKKGTHQSVGVPVTFTGRGIHGQHVLIIRSTFPINFFIRRRIIDLDQTILVFPRPISCRHHQTMEQAQRDGALESPLKGSEGDISRIGNYQGTEPLKMIHWKLTARHDSVKIKELSNLQQPPVEINPLALPGAGLEQQLRCAAFLINDLLRRDHPVGLKLNDQILPPALGQGHKIHLLKELAIYGQD, from the coding sequence ATGACCCTGTTGCTCGGCTTCGGTGCGGTGAATACCGGCAACAACCTGCTCTATCTGATGGTTTCGGCCCTGCTCGGGTTCATGTCGGTATCGGGGATTCTCGGCCACTGGAATCTGAAAAAGCTACAGGTCGCCCTGGAGCCACCCGATGAAATTTACGACGGTCTGGAAACCCTGGTACGGGTACGTCTGTCGAATGAACGACGGCTGCTACCAGCTTTTTTGCTGGATATCTCTTTTGCTGACCACACCGGCAGAGGACACCTGTCGGTGGTCAAAAAAGGCACGCACCAGAGCGTCGGTGTGCCGGTGACCTTTACCGGCCGCGGCATCCATGGGCAACACGTTTTGATTATCCGTTCAACCTTCCCCATCAATTTCTTTATCCGGAGACGTATCATCGACCTGGATCAAACCATCCTGGTGTTTCCCCGGCCAATCTCCTGCCGTCATCATCAGACCATGGAACAGGCACAACGTGACGGGGCCTTGGAGAGTCCATTGAAAGGCAGTGAGGGCGATATCAGTCGCATCGGCAATTATCAGGGCACGGAACCGCTGAAAATGATCCACTGGAAACTGACGGCGCGTCACGATAGCGTAAAGATCAAGGAACTGTCCAATCTGCAGCAACCGCCGGTGGAGATCAACCCGTTGGCACTGCCCGGTGCCGGGCTGGAGCAGCAACTGCGTTGCGCCGCGTTTCTGATCAACGATCTGTTGCGTCGCGATCACCCGGTGGGACTGAAACTCAACGACCAGATCCTGCCTCCGGCTTTGGGCCAAGGCCATAAAATTCACCTACTCAAGGAGCTGGCAATCTATGGTCAGGATTAA
- a CDS encoding YaiI/YqxD family protein: MTIWVDADACPRVIKEILYRAAQKRQIQLILVANQPLRVPASPHISSRLVGAGFDVADEQIVEWLVEGDLVITADIPLAAAVLKKGGHAINPRGELYDVDTIQERLAMRNMMDELRGVGVETSGPAAFSAADRTAFANQLDRFLARQC; the protein is encoded by the coding sequence ATGACCATCTGGGTTGATGCCGATGCTTGTCCGCGGGTGATTAAAGAGATCCTCTATCGTGCGGCACAGAAGCGACAGATTCAACTGATACTGGTAGCCAACCAGCCGTTACGCGTACCCGCCAGTCCGCATATCTCATCGCGGCTGGTCGGGGCCGGTTTTGATGTGGCCGATGAGCAGATTGTGGAATGGCTGGTTGAAGGGGATCTGGTGATTACGGCGGATATTCCCCTGGCGGCTGCCGTGTTGAAAAAGGGCGGACATGCGATCAATCCCCGCGGGGAATTGTATGATGTCGATACCATTCAGGAGCGCCTGGCCATGCGCAATATGATGGATGAGTTGCGTGGTGTTGGTGTTGAGACCAGTGGACCGGCGGCATTCAGTGCGGCGGATCGTACAGCATTTGCTAATCAGTTGGATCGGTTTCTGGCGCGGCAGTGCTGA
- a CDS encoding AAA family ATPase gives MTEKLAKHAEILNVIDTLASRYLQGKVKALRLAIIALLSDGHLLLEDIPGLGKTTLALALSRALGLSFGRIQCTSDLLPSDITGLSIFDREKNSFRFIEGPIFNHILLADEINRAMPKTQSAMLEAMEERKVTVEGVSYPLPDPFMVIATQNPTEQIGTYPLPESQLDRFLITTGIGYPPAELEKQIIRNGGIREKMLEIEPLLSREDIHLAKQAVQTIHLDDKLVDYLLAIAEATRNHRFISAGISTRGAISMTTAARACAYLDGRDYVIPEDVKEIAGPVGAHRLILRNEHQSLNKREVMVSILNNVPVPMV, from the coding sequence GTGACAGAAAAATTGGCAAAACACGCTGAAATCTTAAACGTCATCGACACACTCGCCAGCCGTTATCTGCAGGGCAAAGTCAAAGCCCTGCGCCTGGCTATAATCGCCCTGCTGTCTGACGGCCATCTGTTGCTGGAGGATATTCCCGGGTTAGGCAAAACCACGCTGGCGCTGGCCCTGTCCCGCGCTCTGGGCCTGTCGTTCGGTCGCATCCAATGTACCAGCGACCTGCTGCCCTCGGACATCACCGGCCTGTCGATCTTCGACCGCGAAAAAAACAGTTTCCGCTTTATTGAGGGGCCGATCTTCAATCACATTCTGCTGGCGGACGAAATCAACCGCGCCATGCCCAAAACCCAGAGTGCCATGCTCGAGGCCATGGAGGAACGCAAAGTCACGGTGGAAGGGGTCAGTTATCCGTTGCCCGACCCGTTTATGGTCATTGCCACCCAGAACCCGACTGAGCAGATTGGCACCTATCCGCTGCCGGAATCGCAACTGGATCGGTTTCTCATTACCACCGGTATCGGCTACCCGCCTGCGGAGCTGGAAAAACAGATCATCCGCAACGGCGGCATTCGCGAAAAGATGTTGGAGATTGAACCTCTTCTTTCCCGTGAAGACATTCATCTGGCCAAACAGGCGGTTCAGACCATTCATCTGGATGACAAACTGGTCGATTATCTACTGGCCATTGCCGAAGCAACCCGTAATCATCGCTTTATCAGCGCGGGAATCTCCACGCGCGGTGCCATCAGCATGACCACGGCAGCACGCGCCTGTGCCTACCTTGATGGCCGCGACTATGTGATTCCCGAAGATGTCAAAGAGATTGCCGGACCGGTAGGCGCTCACCGCCTGATTCTGCGCAATGAGCACCAATCCCTGAACAAACGCGAGGTGATGGTATCGATTCTCAACAACGTACCCGTTCCTATGGTCTGA